In Cherax quadricarinatus isolate ZL_2023a chromosome 15, ASM3850222v1, whole genome shotgun sequence, the following proteins share a genomic window:
- the LOC128692125 gene encoding troponin C isoform X2 has protein sequence MADIDEKTMHALRKAFATFDKTKKGYVEAKDLEGILNNMGTAFDLEDLNETIKRVDIDHDGKINFDKFVIIASNFLQEDDEETITNELKEAFRLYDKEGNGYITTQTLKEILKELDNKLSENDLNDIIEEIDEEGKGKVDFEGFRELMI, from the exons CCCTGCGTAAGGCGTTCGCGACATTCGACAAGACTAAGAAAGGCTACGTAGAAGCCAAGGACCTGGAGGGTATCTTGAACAACATGGGCACTGCCTTCGACCTGGAAGACCTCAACGAGACCATCAAAAGAGTCGACATTGATC ACGACGGAAAGATCAACTTTGACAAATTCGTCATTATCGCCTCcaacttcctgcaggaggacGACGAGGAGACTATCACCAACGAGCTCAAGGAAGCATTCAGACTCTACGACAAGGAAG GCAACGGCTACATCACGACGCAGACGCTGAAGGAGATCCTCAAAGAGCTGGATAACAAACTCTCGGAGAACGACCTTAACGATATCATCGAAGAGATCGACGAGGAAGGCAAGGGAAAGGTCGACTTCGAAGGCTTCAGAGAACTTATGATCTAG